The Miscanthus floridulus cultivar M001 chromosome 6, ASM1932011v1, whole genome shotgun sequence genomic interval GCCGGAACAGGAGGCAGCGGTTGCGCCGACGAGGCTCAGGAGGTGGAACTCAGAGTCATTGGATATGATACTCGAGAAGGAGGCAGCGGTGGCTCCGGCGAGGAGCATGAGGTGGGACTCGGAGGTAGTGGACGTCATGCCGGAGCAGGACGCGGCGGTAGCGCCGGCGAGGCTCAGGAGGTGGAACTCAGAGTCATTGGATATGATACTCGAGCAGGAAGCAGCGGTGGCTCCGGCGAGGAGCAGGAGGTGGACCTCGGAGGCGGTGGACGTGACAACGGAGCGGGAGGCGCCGGTGGCGCCGGCAAGGAGCAGGAGGTGGAACTCAGACGCAGTGAATGTAATACCGGAGCAGGAAGCGCCGGTGGCCCCGGCGTGGAGCAGGAGGTGGAGCTCGAAGGTGGTGGACGTGGTCCCGGAGCAGGAAGCGCCGGTGGCGATGGCGCCTGCTGCtccaccacctccgcctccgccgccggcgcCCCGTCGACGGCGACGGCACAGCGTCGACACACTGCCGAGACCAGAGGAATTGGAGCAAGAGATAGTTGTGGAAGAAGTGAGGAACCCGatgccgccgccatcgccggccATGTTCCCGCCTGGAACGCCACCCCCTCCGCCCCCTCTTCCGCCTCCCTCGACGGTGTCGCGCAGCAAGAAGAAGCGCAGCGGCAGCGTGGGCGGCGCCAAGGAGCTAGCGTCCGCCATTGCTACGTTCTACCAGAAGAAGCGCAAGAGCATCACCATGAAGGCCAAGCGGAGgccccatcaccaccaccaccattccGATGGCCACTACTCGTCGCCGTCGTCAGATGCGTCGGCGAGCCCGGACTCCACTGCTCGCACCACCACCAACGCCCCTCCGCGGcagccgcctccaccaccgcctcctCCCCCGCCACCGCCTTCCTCCATCTTCTCCAATCTCTTCAAGAAGGGCAGTAAGAGCCGCCGCATCCACTCCGTCGCGCCACCGCAGCCGCCACCCCCGCCTCCACCCACTCGCCGGTCCAAGAAACCGCCACCGCCTCCGTCTCGCCCCGCGCCTCCagcacccccgccaccaccagtcAAGACACGGCCGCCACGCGCCCACGTGCACACGCCCACACCGCAGCCGCCGTTATACCCGAGGCGCGTCTACTACACCTACTACCCGCTCCCGCCGCCGTCTCCGCCGctacctccgcctcctcctccgccgccaccgctggTGTCAGAGGGCGAGGATGACTCCCCTTCCGTCACggcgtcgccggcgccggcgtacTGCGCGAGCCCCGACGTGAACACGAAGGCGGACAGGTTCATCGAGAGCTTCCGCGAGGGgctgaagctggagaagctcAACTCGTACCGGGAGAAGTGGCAGAGGCAGATCCAAGAGGGCGCCGCCGTCGAGATCGAGGAGGAAGGGGAGTTTATGGTGATCGGGTCCCTCTTCGGCGACGACGACGAAGACGAAGATGACAGCATCTCGTTGCCGCAGACACCGGCGACCGCCGCTGTCGCCGTCGGATTCTAACGACACTGACGTCGAAGCAAAAATTTGAAttggaatttttttttgaaaaaatggtCCCGACAAAATGGAGAGGGGAAAAAAAAAGATACCACAAAAAGAGTATTTCTTCTGGCTGCTAATCCTGGTTTGTCTGCAGTACAGTACTGCTTGTGAATGATTTCCTTTTTCACTAATATGGGTTTGGGTAGTTAGGAATTGACAGCGAGATTTGTGTGTGAAAGCTGGGGAGGCTTTTTGTGCTTATTTTAAAATGGCGAAAAAGCTCTCTTTGGGTGTTGCATTAGGTGAGCTGATGTGAATTTCATGTCTATGCACTTTGGAGCTTTTGGAGTTGTAAAATATATACCATGATGAGGAAAGTAACACATCTTTACccgtttttttctctctctttgtaTTCCTTTTTGttcctgtatatatatatagttttttttttcgaaacGATCCTGTATATATAGAACATCCCTGTACATGTACGTGTACTTGTACGTACGGTGCGTGTTGTGGATAACGTGCAGTTGTTGCGTTTGCACAAGAGAATCGATCGGTGTAGCAACAAGCTGTCAAGCAAGCAAAGCGGATGATGATTCCAGTGCGTGTGTTCGCTGCGGCATTGGATAGATGATGATGATTTGTATTGCTTCGAATGAATGTGGCCGGACGGCTATATGATTAGCTTGATGGATGGGTGGATTGGGCCTCGTGTGGTTGGGTTGCATTGGGCACCACCCATCACGACAACGAAATGCCACAATGCGCATCACCAACCTGACAGCAAATAAAAGCATCTCCCCTCCTTATTACACCCTTTTTAGGGGCATgcatctactactactactgatacggCTAATTGCAATTAACAAACATTAGTCATACCACTTATGATGAGATGGAGTGTGTGTCTTTGGTACAAGATGTGCAGTAGCTATCAACAATCATCTGCATTTGTTTAATAATTCCAGTGTGCCGGTGGATGTGGTTTCATGACAGATTATATATTAGCTAGTGCTAATGGGTTCCTAGACGAACCCCTCAATCCAGCCATACTAATCTACTACGTGCATGGGGCCTCCCAGCTCCATGATTGAGTGCAAGCAAGCCACTTTCACGTCCGTCATAATCTCGCGGTTGGGGCACCGCACTTGGACGGACTATTCCGGCCGATGATGCACTTGATTTGAACTCCCCTGGTTGCATTGGTTTGTTCCGGGATGTTTTTCAAACACGAGCAGAGCAGATCCTTTGATTATGTACGTACGTGTCCATCAGACACGGATATGATGATTATTGTTTCTAGTATTATTGTATACACTGTGAGAACGGCTTGTCgggctgttcggctggtattaaagtcggttaaagctgttttgttgtgagagaaaatactgtagattctagctgataagccggctgataagttcaaacgaacaaacCGTATATCAACCTTGGAATTGGAATAGCATATGTTTGAATGTTTGATTGACGATGTGGATCGTTGTTTAAGGAGAAGCTATGGTGAGCTGTCACGCTCTCAAGGTTGTCGTGTGTTTTTGTTTATGCAAATTATTTTCCACACAAGTTTGTGACAAGTTGTTTACCTCTCAAGGTTGTCGTGTGTTTTTGTTTATGCAAAACAttgaatctttttttttctccacTTCTGCATCATCAGGATCTTATCTTGTTGGATCGATATCATCTAATAATTAAGTTGTTTACCTctgtataatttttttttcagttACAAGTTGAACGCACATATACCACGCACACGTTGTATGCATCACTTTTGCATGTACTATTTGCTAGAGCtatggatgaaaatggtacggatatttatccgaccgtccgttcgaccgaatAAATATGAACACTTAAATGGATACTTATATGGATATTCGGATTTTTTTCCGGATACGGATACTTAAATGGATAGTTTACACGGATATCAAATACAAATATGATATCGTCGGTATCCGGCGGATACAGATAATCCGAGTAAAAAAACGGATATATCCGTCCGGATACTATCCGTTTAagttcaaacgaccttggatggagaaatgatcaaaataaaaattatagatcttgttgagctgaacaaacttggtattcaaaacttttcaatttgagacaatctagggttccgaaaactagtttgtaggcgtcaaaatttaaaaatcacaaatttgaaccgtccaaactatctcaaatagaaagttgaccaaaacaacaattgtagatcctgatgagtttaacaaacttggtattcaaaacttttcaatttgaaagtcatttagagttcataatactagagtcaaagtgttgttttttcatttgaccaaatttgacttagtcaaacttgctcaaatgagacactaaatgacctcagatgaaaaatctctgaataccaagtttgatcatctcagcaagatctacaattgttacatagctcattttcccatttgagaaagttttatcaaacactagtcacaaattcttgaatctcatatagactttctaaaactatgtcacacacttatgaaatttgaactatattttgttcaaactttttcaaatgaaaaaatggcctatataaggattgtagatcttgatgagctgaacaaatttggtattcaaaacttttgaatttgagataatctagggttccgaaaactagtttgtaggcgtcgaaatttaaaaatcacaaatttaaactgtccaaactatctcaaatagaaagttgaccaaaacaacaattgtagatcttgatgagtttaacaaacttggtattcaaaacttttcaatttgaagtaatttagagttcataatactagagtcaaagtcttgttttttcatttgaccaactttgacttggtcaaacttgctcaaatgagacactaaatgacctcagatgaaaaatctctgaataccaagtttgattatctcagcaagatctacaattgttacataactcattttcccatttgagaaagttttatcaaacactagtcacaaattcttgaatctcatatagactttctaaaactatgtcacacacttgtgaaatttgaattacattttattcaaactttctcaaatgaaaaaatggcctatataatgattgtatatcttgatgagctgaacaaacttggtattcaaaacttttcaatttgagacaatctagggttccgaaaaatagtttataggcgtcaaaatttaaaaatcataaatttgaaccgtccaaactttctcaaatggaaagttgaccaaaacaacaattgtagatcttgatgagtttaacaaacttggtattcaaaacttttcaatttgaagtcatttagagttcataatactagagtcaaagtgttgttttttcatttgaccaaatttgacttggtaaaacttgctcaaatgagacactaaatgacctcagatgaaaaaactctgaataccaagtttgatcatcttagcaagatctacaattgttacatagctcattttcccatttgagaaatttttatcaaacactagtcacaaattcttgaatctcatatagactttctaaaactacgtcacacacttataaaatttgaactatattttgttcaaactttttaaatgaaaaaatggcctatataaggattgtatatcttgatgagttgaacaaacttggtattcaaaacgtttgaatttgagaccatctagggttccaaaaactagtttgtagacgtcaaaatttaaaaatcataaatttgaaccatccaaactttctcaaatggaaagttgaccaaaacaacaattgtagatcttgatgagtttaacaaacttggtattcaaaacttttcaatttgaagtcatttagagttcataatactagagtcaaagtgttttttttcatttgaccaaatttgacttggttaaacttgctcaaatgagacactaaatgacctcagatgaaaacactctgaataccaagtttgatcatcttagaaaaatctacaattgttacatagctcattttcctatttgagaaagttttatcaaacactagtcataaattcttgaatctcatatagactttctaaaactatgtcacacacttgcgaaatttgaactacattttgttcaaactttctcaaatgaaaaaatggcctatataatgattgtatatcttgatgaactgaacaaacttggtattcaaaacttttcaatttgagacaatttaGGGTTCCAAAAAAtagtttataggcgtcaaaatttaaaaatcataaatttgaaccatccaaactttctcaaatggaaagttgaccaaaacaacaattgtagatcttgatgagttgaacaaacttggtattcaaaacttttcaatttgaagtcatttagagttcataatactagagttaaagtattattttttcatttgaccaaatttgacttggtcaaacttgctcaaatgagacactaaatgacctcagatgaaaacactctgaataccaagtttgatcatctcagcaaaatctacaattgttacatagctcattttcccatttgagaaagttttattaaacactaatcataaattcttgaatatcatatagactttctaaaactatgtcacgcacttgtgaaatttaaactatattttgttcaaattttctcaaatgaaaaaatgtcctatataaggattgtagatcttgatgagctgaacaaacttgatattcgaaacttttcaatttgagaccatctagggtttcaaaaactagtttgtaggcatcaaaatttaaaaatcataaatttgaaccgtccaaactttctcaaatagaaagttaaccaaaacaacaattgtagatcttgatgagtttaacaaacttggtattcaaaacttttcaatttgaagtcatttagagttcataatactagagtcaaagtgttgttttttcatttgaccaaatttgacttggtcaaacttgctcaaatgagacactaaatgacctcagatgaaaaatctctgaataccaagtttgatcatctcagcaatatctacaattgttacatagctcattttcccatttgagaaattttatcaaacactagtcacaaattcttgaatctcatatagactttctaaaactatgtcacacacttatgaaatttaaactatattttgttcaaactttttcaaatgaaaaaatggcctatataaggattgtagatcttgatgagctgaacaaacttgatattcaaaacttttgaatttgagacaatctagggttccgaaaactagtttgtaggtgttgaaatttaaaaatcacaaattggaactgtccaaactatctcaaatagaaagttgaccaaaacaacaattgtagatcttgatgagtttaacaaacttggtattcaaaacgtttcaatttgaagtcatttagagttcataatactagagtcaaagttttgtttttttatttgaccaactttgacttggtcaaacttgctcaaatgagacactaaatgacctcagatgaaaaatctctgaataccaagtttgattatctcagcaagatctacaattgttacataactcattttcccatttgagaaagttttatcaaacactagtcacaaattcttgaatctcatatagactttctaaaactatgtcacacacttgtgaaatttgaattacattttattcaaactttctcaaatgaaaaatgacctatataaggattgtagatcttgaatccatgaccatgactccataagacccatgaagccatgagcttggctatttctactcatgccgcgaagattggtgcttgtatgatgtttgatgcatgatgtatctgtatctttatcttatttgttgctttactctttagtctttcggcttaatctagatggattatgtactcatagagtggtgtaatggtttgcgcac includes:
- the LOC136456176 gene encoding actin cytoskeleton-regulatory complex protein PAN1-like, producing MDGQVRDHPSAAAVDDGAPSTSGGSANAPAHHYADHDNAGGGGGPKVWVLVLLFALLLLPFLPSAMRRGGGTPWAGGGGNGGGGGTGGGGGGYRRGGINFKSGWDVVNLCLVLFAILCGLLGRSSGGDGDGDSYSAATSGAPAKDDHRQASSAPAAGAEPVTAATTSSGEWDGYDDSMSAIYASLSRTNHAHASGIRRMKSSSSYPELRLGSDGVWALASPEAAWRFYDDAELYRTRRPEKQERTWDVDPHGSGRTTTTEVKTIPVDTFVERGRTEQPREPRRRRRSVERLPRMAKVDEERPPQQQRGEALATPRLRRWNSEVVDVMPEQEAMVAPARSRRWDSEVVGAMPEQEAPVAPVRLRRWNSESLDSILEQEARVAPARSRRWDSEVVDAMPEQNATVAPARLRRWNSESLDSILEQEARVAPARSRRWDSEVVDAMPEQNATVAPARLRRWNSESLDSILEQEARVAPARSRRWDSEVVDIMPEQEAAVAPTRLRRWNSESLDMILEKEAAVAPARSMRWDSEVVDVMPEQDAAVAPARLRRWNSESLDMILEQEAAVAPARSRRWTSEAVDVTTEREAPVAPARSRRWNSDAVNVIPEQEAPVAPAWSRRWSSKVVDVVPEQEAPVAMAPAAPPPPPPPPAPRRRRRHSVDTLPRPEELEQEIVVEEVRNPMPPPSPAMFPPGTPPPPPPLPPPSTVSRSKKKRSGSVGGAKELASAIATFYQKKRKSITMKAKRRPHHHHHHSDGHYSSPSSDASASPDSTARTTTNAPPRQPPPPPPPPPPPPSSIFSNLFKKGSKSRRIHSVAPPQPPPPPPPTRRSKKPPPPPSRPAPPAPPPPPVKTRPPRAHVHTPTPQPPLYPRRVYYTYYPLPPPSPPLPPPPPPPPPLVSEGEDDSPSVTASPAPAYCASPDVNTKADRFIESFREGLKLEKLNSYREKWQRQIQEGAAVEIEEEGEFMVIGSLFGDDDEDEDDSISLPQTPATAAVAVGF